AGTCCCCCGTCGCGCCCGGCTGGCCGCGCCTGAGCCACCTCGGTCCGGCCACCTGGAAGACCTTCCGCATCGGCGTGCCCGCCTCCATCCAGCAGTCCCTGGTGTCGCTGGGCATGGTGATGGTGACCGGCATCGTGAACCGCTTCGGGGAGATCTCCACGGCGGCCTTCGGCGCGGCCTCGCGCATCGATCAGATCGCCTTCATGCCGGCCATCAACTTCGGCATGGCCATCTCGACGCTCGCCGGACAGAACCTGGGGGCGGGCCACCTGCCCCGCGTGCGGCAGATCTTCGCGTGGGGGTGTGCCTTCAGCGGGGCCATCACCCTCGTCATCTCCGCGGCAGCCGTGATCTTCCCGGAGGCGCTCCTGAAGGTGTTCATCACGGATCCCGTCGTCGTCGAGCTGGGGACCTCGTATCTGCACATCGTGGGCGCCTGCTACGTCCTGTTCGGCCTCACCTTCGTGAGCAACGGCATCATCAACGGAGCCGGCTCGACGATGGTCACCACCGTCATCTCCCTGCTCAGCCTCTGGGTGGCCCGGGTGCCCCTGGCCTACGTGCTGTCCCGCCAGATGCACGACGTGAAGGGCGTCTGGTACGCCATCGCCATCAGCTTCTTCGTCTCGCTCGGCTGCAGCATGGCCTACTACTTCTCGGGGCGCTGGAAGAAGGCGGCGGCCCACCACAAGCCGACCGTCCACGAGCAGGCCAAGCCGGACCCCGCCGAGGTCTTCGCCAACGAGGCCGGCGAGGCCTGAGGGTTCAGGGAACCATCAGCGCGGCGAGCTTGGACGCCAGTTCCGCCTCGGCGCGCAGCGCGGCGTCATCCAACTGCTCCGCATGGGTGCGCACCAGGTCCGCCGTCCGCTCCGCCAGCTCCCGGGCCCGGACCTTGTCCCCCGCGTGCCAGGACGTGCACGCCGCCCGGGCACCGAGGACCAGGTTCGTCAGGGCCACCGTCTTGCGCACCGAGTCCTCGGAGTACCACGTGCCGGTGGACGAGAGCGGCTCGCTGCCCTCGTAGCTCGCCGTCAGCAGCGTGGGCGGAGGCGCCTCGCTCCGAGCGGGCGTGAAGGAGAACTCCTCCGACAACATCCGCTGCGCGGGCTGGATGTCCGCTTCCCGGGAGAGGCGCGCGAGGATGGCGCCGCGCCGCCGGGAAAGGAAGACCGTGGGCAGCTCCAGCGAGGCCAGGCTCGCGCCGGGCGCCACCCCGGGAATGCCATACACCGCCTCCACCCGGAAACCCGGGGCGGGAGTGAGCACCATCTTCAGGTCATACGCGATGGGCGTCACCAGGTAGTCGAAGTCCTCGTCGAAGACCGTCCGCGTGCGCTCGGCGCCGCTCAGGTAGAAGGCATTGGCGCCCCGCACGGAGGAGATGGCCGTGACGAAGGACTGATCGAACGCGAGGTTCACCCCGAAGAGCGTCAGGTCGCGGCCCTCGCGGGAGTGGTCGCGCAGCAGATCCATGAAGCCGCCCTCCTGCGTCTGGCCCACGTTGGGCATCGCGTCCGTGAAGAGGAAGACGCGGCGGGAGCGTGACGCATCCAGCTCGCGCGTGGCGAGTTGCTGGTAGCCATCGCGCAGTCCGCACTCGATGCAGGTCGAGCCGTCCACCCGGATGGTGTCGATGGCGCGCAGCAGGGCCTCGCGGTCGCGCACGGGCGTCTGCTTCACCAACACCTGGGAGGTATCATCGAAGATGACCAGCGAGAGGGTGTCGTTCTCGTCCAGCTTCGCCACCAGCCGGCGCGCCGCTTCCTTCACGGCCTCCATCGGCTCGCCCGCCATGGAGCCGGAGTGATCGATGACCAGCGCCGCGTCGAGCGGCTGGCGGCGGAAGGTGGAGGGATCCACGTTGGACGAAAACCCCACCTGCACGAACACCTGCTGGCGGCCCGTGTCGATGGCGGTCGCGATGCCCGTGGCCGAGCGCAGACACAACACCTGCTCACACGGCGGGCCCTCCAGGGGAAGATCATGCTCCGCGTAGAGCCCCTCGGCGGTGAAGTCCTCCGCGTGGGGAATCTGCCCCGCGTCGATCTTCCGCCGCGCCAGCGCGATGTCCTGGATTCCGCCGGGAGTCCCTCCCATGTCCCCAGCGGGAGCGCCGCCACCCCCTCCGGGAGCACCTCCTATGTCCGCGGAACAACCCACCAGCGTCAGTACCGCCAGCCCTGCGATCCACAACCGCCGTGTCTTGCGCATGCGCATACTCCGGGTGAAGGGGTGACCCGGGCGCGAAGCAAGACATGTTCCAGGGATGGGCCCGACGGAGGGCGGCACTTCCCCTCCCCCGAGCCCCGCCTCACCCTGACACCCGTGTCATGCTCCAGGGGGGAACGTCGACGCGGGGGGAGGCGACGACGCCGGCCCTTCAGTGCTCGAACAGGCGGTTGAGTCCGTTGAGCGCCGCCACCCGGTAGGCCTCGGCCATGGTGGGGTAGTTGAAGGTGGTGTTGATGAAGTAGTCGATGGAGTTGCCCGGCCCGTCCTGGGACATGATCGCCTGGCCGATGTGGATGATCTCCGAGGCGTTGTCCCCGAAGCAGTGGATGCCGAGGATCTCCCGCGTGTCGCGGTGGAAGAGCAGCTTGAGCATGCCCACCGTGCGGCCGGTGATTTGCGCGCGCGCCAGGCTCTTGAAGAACGCATGGCCCACTTCGTAGGGCACGCCCTGGCGCGTGAGCTCCTGCTCGGTGCGGCCCAGGCTGCTGATCTCCGGGCTGGTGTAGATGCCGCTGGGGATGTCCTTGACCAGCTTGTGCTCCAGCCGCCCCTCGACGATGTGCGTGGCGGCGAAGCGGCCCTGGTCATACGAGGCGCTCGCCAGCGAGGGAATGCCCACCACGTCGCCCACCGCGTAGATGTGCGGCACCACCGTCTGGTAGGCGTCGTTCACCTGGATGTTGCCGCGCGAGTCCAGTTGGATGCCCAGCGCCTCCAGCCCGATGTCCTGGGTGTTGCCGGTGCGGCCGTTGGCCCACAGGAAGACGTCCGCCCGCAGGCGCTTGCCGCTCTTGAGGTGCAGCACCACCCCATCGTCCCGCGTCTCCACGCGCTCCATCTGCTCCTGGTGGCGGATGAGCACGCCCTGCTCGCGCAGGTGGTAGGACAGCGCGTCGGAGATCTCATCGTCCAGGAAGGACAGGAGCCGCTCGCGCGTGTTCACCAGGTCCACCTTCACGCCCAGTTGCCGGAACATGGACGCGTACTCGCACCCGATGACGCCCGCGCCGTAGATGATCATCGTCATCGGCGTCTCGCGCAGGTTGAAGATGGTGTCCGAGTCGAAGACGCGCGGGTGCTGGAAGTCCAGGTCCGGCGGATGGTAGGGCCGCGAGCCCGTGGCCAGCACGAAGGCCTTGGCGGAGAGCTGCTCGCTCGCGCCCCGGGGCTCGTCCACCTCGAGCGTGTGGGCGTCCAGGAAGCGCGCCCGCCCCACCACCAGCTCCACCCGGTTGCGCTCGTAGAAGGTGGTGCGCAGCTGCACCTGGCGCGACACCACCGTCGACGCCGAGCGCATCATGTCCTTGAACTTCCACTTCTGGCCCAGCTCCACGCGCAGCTCGGGGTGATCCATCTGCACGTCCACGAGGCGTTGGATGGCGTGCCGGAGCGCCTTGGAGGGAATGGTGGCCGTATGGGTACAGGCTCCGCCCACCAGCGGACGCTGCTCCACCACGCACACCCGCTTGCCGGACTTGGCCGCCTTCATGGCCGCGCCCTCCCCGCCGGGGCCCGAGCCGATCACCACGATGTCGAAATGCCGCACGCTCATATTGGCTGGATACTTCTCCACCCCTGGCGCATCGGGAAGAAATCATTCCCGTGCTTGCTAGGATGAGGGCGGAACAGGACGGGGCAAGAGCCCATTCCACCCTCCCGCGAGGAACCCTTCCCCATGCCGTTGCGCTTCAAGAACCTGGATGGCAGTGGTCCCCACCCCATGTCCACCGTCTTCCAGTGGGCGGTGGCGGACAAGGTGGCCGGCAGGCGCCGCAAGAGCGCGGCCACCTGCGCCATGCGCCGCGTGGAGCCGGACCTCGCCGTCCTGGCCGTGCCCCCCGCCCCCGGCGAGGGCGTACGCCTCACCTGGCTGGGCCACGCGAGCTGGCTCGTCCAGCTCGAGGGCGTGTCGCTGCTCATCGATCCCGTGCTGCGCGACAGCATTCCCGGCTTCATCCGCCGCAACGTGCCCCCGGGGGTGGCGACCGGCCAGCTCCCCCCCATCCAGGCCACGCTGGTGTCCCACAACCACTATGATCACCTGGACATGCCCACCGTGCGCCAGGTGGGCGCGCCCGTCATCGGGGGACTCGGCCTGACGCGCTACTTCCAGCGCACCGGCCTGTCCGTCACCGAGCTGGACTGGTGGGGCTCCACGCGCGTGGGCCCCGTCACCGTGCACTTCGTCCCCGCCCAGCACTGGAGCCGCCGCGGCCTCGCGGACGTGAACGAGACGCTCTGGGGCGGCTTCGTCGTGGAGGGCGCCCACACCCGCGTCTACCACTCGGGCGACACCGCCTACTTCGACGGCTTCCGGGAGATCGGCCGGCGCTTTCCCGGCCTCGACGCCGCCCTGCTGCCCATCGGCGCCTATGACCCGGAATGGTTCATGGAGAAGCAGCACATGAACCCCGAGCAGGCGGTGCGGGCCTACGAGGACCTCGGGGCCCGGCGCTTCCTCGCCATGCACTGGGGAACCTTCAAGCTCACCGACGAGCCCCTCGACGAGCCGCCCCGGCGGCTGGACGCCGAGTGGAAGCGGCGCGCGCTCCCGGTGGAGCCCCTGCACGTGCTCGCCGTGGGCGAGAGCCTCACCGTCCCGCCAGGCGCTCCACGACGAGGTTGAGCGGGCCCGGGCGGTGTGCTCAACAGGCGGCCAACATGCTCCTGTCCGCGCTCCTCGCCCTGACGCTCCACCAGACGCCCCTGACCACCGTCGCCGAGCAGAGCGGGTGGCTCCGCACCGGCCGCTACGCCGAGGTGGAGACGCTCTGCCGCGCCTTCCCCAAGCGCTACCCCGGCAAGGTGCGCTGCGACTCCTTCGGCACCACCCCCGAGGGCCGCCCCCTGCTGGTGCTCACCGCGAGCGCGGACGGCACCCTCACCCCCGCCGCCGCGGCGAAGAAGGGCCGCCCCGTCGTCTTCTTCCAGGGCGGCATCCACGCCGGGGAGATCGACGGCAAGGACGCGGGCTTCTGGCTCCTGCGAGACATGCTCGATGGCAAGGCGCTGCCGGGGGTGCTCCAGGGCGTGACGGCCGTCTTCGTGCCCGTCTTCAACGTGGATGGCCACGAGCGCTTCGGCCTCAACAACCGCCCCAACCAGGTGGGCCCCGAACAGATGGGCTGGCGCGTCACCGCGCAGGGCTTCAACCTCAACCGCGACTACGTGAAGGCGGATGCCCCGGAGATGGGTGCCCTGCTCACGCTGCTGCACGCGTGGGATCCCCTCGTCTCCATCGACCTGCACGTCACCGACGGCGCCCAGTTCGAGCACGACGTGAGCGTGCAACTCGAGCCGCAGAAGACGGGCCCCGAGCCGCTCCGGGCTCCCGGCGAGAAGCTGCGCCAGGAGCTCTTCACCGCCCTGGAGGCCCAGGGCCACCTGCCCCTGCCCTTCTACCCCTCGTTCCGCCAGGAGGATGACCCCCGCTCGGGCGTGAGCTACGGCGTGGCGCCGCCGCGCTTCAGCAACGCCTACTGGATGGTGAACCGCCGCTACGGCGTGCTGGTGGAGACCCACTCGTGGAAGCCCTACGCGCACCGCGTGGCCACCACGCGCCACGTGCTGGAGGGGCTCCTGCGGCTCTTCGCCCGGGACGGTCAGGCGCTGATGAAGGCCCGCGCGGCGGTGGACGCCGAGGCCGAGGCCGGCAAGGCGCGCGAGGTCGTGCTCGCCTGGGAGAACACGGACAAGAGCCGCCCCATCGAGTTTCGCGGCTATGCCTATGAGCGCTCGCCCTCCGACCTCTCCCTGCAGCAGTGGATCCGCTACGACTCCACGAAGCCCCAGGTGTGGACCCTTCCCTACTTCGAGGAGATCCGCCCCGCCCTCACCGCCACCCTGCCCGCGGGCGGCTACCTCGTGCCCCCGGCCCACGCGGAGTGGATGGCCCGCAAGCTCACCACCCACGGCCTGCGCTTCCAGCGGCTCGGCCAGGCCCTTCCCCCCACCGGGGTGGAGGTGTTCCGCGCCACCGAGGTCTCCTTCCGCCCCGGCTCCTATGAGGGCCGACAGCCACTGTCCGTGAAGGGCCAGTGGACGAAGGAGACCTGGCCGCTGCCCGCCGGCACGCTCTACGTCCCCGCCGCGCAGAAGAGCGCTCCCCTGCTCGCCCACCTGTTCGAGCCCCTCGCTCCCGACTCGCTCCTCGCCTGGGGCTTCTTCAACAACCACTTCGAGCAGAAGGAGTACATCGAGGACTACGTGGTGGAGCCCTTCGCCCGGGAGCTGCTGGCGAAGGACCCCGCGGTGAAGGCCGCCTGGGAGGAGCGCCTGAAGGACAAGGCCTTCGCCGGCAATGCGCGCGCCCGCCTGCGCTTCTTCGCCGAGCGCCACCCCGCCTGGGACTCGCGGTTCAACCTCTACCCCGTCTTCCGCACGGACACCGCGCCCGCGGTCCCGAATCACGGACGGTGAGAAAGAGCAGAACTTTCTTCTGCCACTCGACGTCGTCCGCCCTGATTGGTTGAATGGCGGGGGCCCTGGCCCGGCTCCCCACCGGAGGACGATGAGCAACGAACGCGACCTGCTCGAGCAGGCCATGGCGATGTTGGAAGCCCAGCGCGCGCTGCTCGGCCACGAGGCCACTGAAGCCGCGCTGACGGCCTTGCGCATCCGGATCGCGGCCCTGGCCTCACACGTCCCGTTCGAGCGCCGGCACGTCACCGTGCTCTTCGGCGATCTGTGCGGCTTCACCGCGATGAGCGAGCGGATGGATCCCGAGGACGTCAGCGAGCTGATGAACCGGCTGTGGGAGCGCGTGGACGGGGCCATCCTCCGCTACGGCGGGCGCATCGACAAGCACATCGGGGATGCCGTCATGGCGCTCTGGGGCACGGAGGGCGCGAGCGAGGACGACGCCGAGCAGGCGCTCCACGCGGCCCTGGACATCCAGGCGCAGCTCGCCTCCTTCCCCGCGGCGCCCCCGGAAGGGCTGCACATGCGCATCGGCATCCACACGGGGCCGGTGCTGCTGGGCGTGGTGGGCACGCGCGGGGAGCTCACGGTGATGGGAGACACCGTCAACACCGCGAGCCGCCTGGAGCAGGCCGCCCCCGTGGACGGCATCCTCATCTCGCACGGCACCTGGCGCCACGTGCACGGGGCCTTCGCGGCCGAGCCCCTGGCGCCCCTGCGCCTCAAGGGCAAGCAGGAGCCCCTGCAGGTGTACCGGGTGACGGCGGCCAAGCCCCGGGCCTTCCTGCGGCGGGGCCGGGGCCTGGACGGAGTCTGGGCCCGGCTGGTGGGACGCGAGCACGAGACGCGCCAGTTGCGCGCGGCGCTCCAGGCGGTGCTCGCGGGCAACGGCTCCCGCCGGGTGACGCTCACGGGCGAGGCGGGCATCGGCAAGTCGCGGCTGCTCGGTGAGTTCGAGACGTGGCTCGAGTCGCTGGACGCGCCCCCCCGCTGTCTCCGGGGACGCGCCAGTCCGGAGATGCGCCGGCACCCCAACGCCCTGCTGCGCGACCTGTTCTCCTTCCACCTCCAGGTGCAGGAGAGCGATCCGCCCAGCGTGGTGCGCGCCCGGCTGGAGGACAGCTTCCACGAGGCGCTCGGCCCCGGGGAGCCGAGCCGCATCCGCGCCCACCTCGCCGGCTCGCTCATCGGCTTCGACTTCAGCAACAGCCCGCACCTCAAGGGCACGCCCATGGACGAGCAGAGCCTCCGGGCCCGGGGCCTGGAGTCGCTCGGCGAGTACTTCCGCGCCCTCTTGCGGCGCGAGCCCATGGTGCTCTTCCTGGAGGACATCCACTGGGCGGACGACAGCGCGTTGGATCTGCTCGAGCGCCTGCACGAGACGCTCGCGCCCGAGCAGCTCCTCGTGGTGTGCACCGCGCGGCCCGAGTTCTTCGAGCGCCGTCCCGGCTGGACCCATGCCCCCTCGCATGTCCGGCTGGAGCTGCGGCCGCTGTCCCCGGACGACAGCCACCGGCTGGTGGCGGAGCTGCTGCGCAAGGTGGAGTCCATCCCCCCGGCGCTCGAGGAGCTCGTCGTCACGCGCGCCGAGGGCAATCCCTTCTACCTGGAGGAGCTCATCCAGATGCTCCTGGAGGAGGGCGTCATCCTCGCCAACAAGGAGCGCTGGCACGTCGAGCCCCACCGGCTCACCGCGCTCAAGGTGCCCCCCACGCTCAGTGGAGTGCTCCAGGCGCGGCTGGACAGCCTGCCCGCGCACGAGCGCGAGGTGCTCCAGCGTGCCTCGGTGGTGGGCCGCGTCTTCTGGGACGAGCCCCTGCAGACCATGGGCGGCGCCCTGCCCGATGGGGTGTCCCTGCACGACACGCTGGCGGCGCTCCAGGAGCGTGAGCTCATCTTCGAGCAGTCCAGCTCCGCCTTCGCCGGGGCGCGCGAGTACACCTTCAAGCACGCCATCGTGCGCGAGGTGGCCTACGACACCGTGCTCAAGCGCGAGCGGCGCGCCTTCCATGGATGGATCGCCGAGTGGCTGCTGGCACGCGGAGGCGAGCGCTCGCGCGAGCACCTGGGACTGCTCGCGGACCATCTGGAGGCCTCCGGCCAGGGCGAGCGCGCGGCGACGTTCCTGCGGCGCGCCGCCGAGGAGGCCCTGTCCCTGTTCGCCCACGCCGAGGCGCGCGCCTTCCTCCAGCGGGCGCTCGCCCTGAGCTCCGAGGACAACGTCGCCGAGCGCTACGCCATCGTGGCGGCGCGCGAGCGCGTCCACGCCATCCAGGGCGAGCGGCGCGAGCAGCGCGTGGACCTGGACAACATGGAGGCGTGGGCCGAGCGGCTCGACGATGATCGGCGGCGGACCGAGGCGGCCCTGCGCCGGGCGCTCTACGCCGTGGAGGTCGGTGAGTTCGCGCTGGGGGAGCAGGCCGTGCAGCGCGCCATCCGGCTGGCCCAGCAGCAGGGGGACATGGCCAGCGAGGCGCTCGCCCGACTGTACTGGGGACGGCTGCTGCGCCACCTCCGGGGAGACTTCGCGAGCGCCCGCGAGCACCTGGAGCGCAGCCTCGCGCTCGCCGAGTCGGCGAGGCTGCCCCAGCTCGAGGTGGAGAGCCTGCTCAACCTCGGCGCCGTCATGCACGAGGAAGGCGACCTGACGGCGAGCCTCCAACCCATCCAGCGCGTCATCCCCTTCTGCCAGTCGATTGGGGACCGCTGGCTGGAGTGCTCGGCGCGGCGCTACCTCGCCTACGTGCGCAAGAGCCTGGGGGACTTCGCCGCGTCCAAGGCCGGCTTCGAGCAGACGCTCCAGTTCAGCCGGGTCATCGGCTACCGGTTCTGGGAGGCCATGGACTACACCAACCTCTCGCGGATCCACTACCACCTGGGTGACCCCACCGGTGCGCTCGAGCTGAGCGAGCAGGGCCTGCGCATCGCCGAGGAGATCGGCAGCCTGCGCTACCAGGGCTACGCGTGGATGAGCCGAGGGCTCGCCCTGGGCGCCCTGGAGCGCCTGTCCGAGGCGCGCGAGGCCTACCAGCGCTCGCGCGACATCCGGGCGCGGATCCGCATGCCCCACCTGGAGCACGAGGCCATGACGGGGCTGGCCGCCGTGGCGCTGATGGGCGGGGAGCTGCACGAGGCCCTCGAGCTCGTCGAGCAGCTCCTGCCCCACCTGGAAGGCATGCACCGGGGCGTGGAGGAGCCCTTCTGGATCTGGCTCACCTGCTTCCGGGTGCTCCGGGCCCACCAGGACGCGCGCGCCCTCCGCCTGTTGGAAGCAGCCCACCAACGGCTCCAGGCCCAGGCCGACAAGCTGCGCGAAGAGGCGCTGCGGCGCTCCTTCCTGGCCATGCCCACCCACCGGACGATCCAGGTGGAGTGGCGCCGACAAAAGGACATACGGGGCGCGCCTGGCCGGGAGCGGCCGCTCCTGGAGACCTCCTAGCTCGCATGACAGAGAGTCCACACGGCGAAGCCACGCGGACGGGGCCGGACAAGATGATGCTCTTGTTCGCGGCGGTGCTCCCGCTGCTGTCCGTGCTGGACGTGCTCATCCTCTCGCACATCAACCTCGAGGCGCTCGGGGTGCGCGTGCTGTGGGCGGTGGAGCTGGCGGCCTGCGCGTTCTGGATGACCCGGCTCTCCGGATGGAGCCGGCGCCTGTTCATCCTGGGCAACAGCGCGATCGGCTCGGTCTTCTATCTGGTCATCGTCGCCTGCACCGGGGGCGTGGACAGCCCCTATGTCTACCTGGTGATGTGCCTGCCCCTGCTGGTGGCCCTCGTCTACGCGGAGGAGGCGGGCGCGGCCATCGTCAGCGGCGTCGTCTGCATGCTGGGCATTGGCGCGCTGGTGGTGCTCACCGGGCACCCTCCGGCCCGGGCCATCACCTGGGCCTCCCTGGTCGCGATGACCAGCTTCTTCGGCGTGACGGGCTCCTCCCAGTTCCGCCGGGCGCTCGAGGCGCGCAACGAGGCCCGTCTGGAGCGCACCCGCCGCGAGGCCGCGGAGAAACTCGCCCGGACGCTGGCGGCTCAAGCCCTGTCCGAGCGGCTCGCCACCGTGGGGCGGCTGGCCGCCAGCGTGATGCACGAAATCAACAACCCGCTGGCCTTCGTCCAAGCCAACCTGCGCTTCCTCCAGGAGGAGTTGCACGCGCAGCCCCTGGCCCCCGGGGCCCGCGCGGAGCTGGAGCAGGTGCTCGCCGAGACGCGCTCGGGCGTGGAGCGCGTCCAGCGGATCGTCCTGGACCTCAAGGGCTTCTCGCGCCGGGACGCGGAGGAGTCCACCACCTGCGCCCTGGCGGACGTGGTGGCGGACGCGGTGCGGCTGGCGGCGGTGCGGCTCAAGCACATCGCCCACGTGAAGGTGGAGATGCCTCCCGAGCTGCCTCCCGTGCTCGCCACGCCCCGGCGGCTCGTCCAGGTGCTGCTCAACCTGCTCGTCAACGCGGGCGACGCCATCGAGGAGTCGGGCCGGGTGTCGGGGGAAATCCTCGTGCGCGGCGAGGTGCGCGGAGAGCGCGTGGTGCTGCTCGTCGAGGACAACGGCCCGGGCTTTCCTCCCGAGGTGCTGTCGCGCCTCTTCGAGAGCTTCTTCACCACCAAGGGCCCGGAGAAGGGCACGGGCCTGGGGCTCGTCATCTCCCGCGAGCTTTTGGAGCACTGTGGCGCGACGCTCACCGCGGAGAACCGGGAAGAGGGCGGCGCCCGCCTGCGCCTCGAATGGCCCGCGCACGGCCAGGCGTCGCGCGACGGCGCCGTCAGCGGGTAGGAGCGAGAAGGGCGGGCGCCGGGCAATGCCCGCTCACGGACGCGAGGGCAGCGGCGCTGCGGGCTTGTCGATGTCGAGCTGGAAGCGGTAGCCCGCGTCCCGGACATAGACGCTGTTGCCCTGGAGCGACTCGACGGGGGTGATGTCGCCCTGGGCGTCGAGCGCGCCCACGCGCACGTAGCGGGAGTCCTGGTTCACCCGGCGGGCCAGGCGCACGAGCCAGCTCGCCGCCGGACTCACCTCCTCCGTCAAACGCAGCTCATGGCGCTCCACGTCCCGCCCGGCCGCGTCGAAGACCCGGAGCGTCACCGTGCTGCCCGCGCGCAGTTCCTCACGCGCCCGCACCGGCTCGGCTTCCTTCCACTCGGAGGCCGCGAGCGTGGTGCCGATCTCCACGTCCACGCAGGCATAGAAGGCCTCCGGGCTGTCGGAGCGCTGCCAGATGTTGTAGATGACGTGCCGGCCCGTCTTCCCCGTGGGGAAGGGGCAGTTCAACGTGTAGCGGTTGTTCTGCAGGGGCGTGCTGCCCACGGTGCAGAAGGGCGTCGCCTCCAGGTCCGACCACTTGAGCGGCTGCGAGGGATTGTAGCCCTGCCTGGTGATGAAGAATTGGAAGCTACGGGCGGCGTGGGGGGCCGTCGCGTGGTAGACGAAATCGAAGCGGCCCTGGGCATTGGGCGCGATGCGCTTGGCCGGCCAGTCCGACCGCGCGAGATCCAACCCCTTGTGTGATTCATTGGCCGCGCTGCACAGCTTCCCATCCGGGATGAGGGCGCGGTGCTGGCCATTGGCATTGCCCTGCCGGACACCATTCCAATCATAGAAGGCCTGGGTGCCGCCGTAGGCGATGGCGGCCTTGCACGCGGCGGACTGGGGCGTCTCCGGGCCCTCCTTGTAACAGTTGTACACGCGGCTGATGGGAATCTCGATGGAGCCGTGTGCGAGGGATTGCCCGGCGGACAGCGCGGACACCAGGGCGAGGGACGGCGCCAGCATGGACTTGAGCATGAGGACGAACTCCTGTTCCGACAGGGGGACGGACCCGGGATTCACCGCGTTCGCGCGGAGTACGGGTATGGAGTTCATCGCGTGATTATTCGGGTCATCTCGGGAGCCAGAAAAAGGACCGGGGCCGGGAACCGCTGACGGATCAGCGGCGCCCGGCCCCGGTTGGCTCATCCCCGGCGGGCCTCAGCTCAGGGCCCGCCGGGGGAGTGACTCAGCCCGGCCTCGGCTGGCAGCCGCAGACGCTCTCGTTGCAGATCGTGTTGGACGGGCAGGTGCCACCGCAGTTGGGCTTGCAGACGCAGGCGCAGGCGTTGGCGTCGGCCTGGTAGTTCGCGCCGCAGTTGAGCGCCCCCGTGTCACAGACACAACCACACTTCGCCGCGTCGAACTTGAAGCCCGGCGAGCAGGTGGCCGACTGCACGCAGGAGCACGCGCACGTGCTCTGGTCGCACGTCTGGAAGCTGCCGCAGGCGCCCGCGCAGTCCGTGCCGCAGGACCAGCTGCACACGTCCCGGTTGGTGTTGCACACCTGGCCGGGCGCGCCGCCACCACCGCAATCCGCGGGGCACTCGCACACGTTCGACTGCCGGTTGCACACGAGCTTGCCGTCGCAGAAGTCCGCCTCGGTGGAGTCATACTTCGCGTCGCCGAAGCAGGGCGGCTGGTTGCCGTTAGGATTGGTCGTCAGGTCGCTCCAGTAACGGTAGGAGATGGCGGCCTGGGTGTTGCCCGTCTCGGGCGGACGGCACGCACCGTAGAAGGACAGGGCCTGGCTGCGGCCGTCCACGTCGAAGCCATCCGTGCGGCTGCGCGGCAGGTCGCTCGGGTTGCACTTCGAGGCGTCACGCACCTTCGCCAGCGCCACGCGCACGGACGCACCGATGGGCGGCTTGAGGGTCTTGTAACCCGCGGAGCCGATCACGCTGTCCATGATGCTGTTGATGGCCGTCTGGATGCCCGTCGCGGTGCGGATGCTGCCCACGATGCCCCCCAGATCCTGGATGGCATTCTTGTGGACCGGGTTGAGGTGATCCTC
The window above is part of the Cystobacter ferrugineus genome. Proteins encoded here:
- a CDS encoding ATP-binding protein, with protein sequence MSNERDLLEQAMAMLEAQRALLGHEATEAALTALRIRIAALASHVPFERRHVTVLFGDLCGFTAMSERMDPEDVSELMNRLWERVDGAILRYGGRIDKHIGDAVMALWGTEGASEDDAEQALHAALDIQAQLASFPAAPPEGLHMRIGIHTGPVLLGVVGTRGELTVMGDTVNTASRLEQAAPVDGILISHGTWRHVHGAFAAEPLAPLRLKGKQEPLQVYRVTAAKPRAFLRRGRGLDGVWARLVGREHETRQLRAALQAVLAGNGSRRVTLTGEAGIGKSRLLGEFETWLESLDAPPRCLRGRASPEMRRHPNALLRDLFSFHLQVQESDPPSVVRARLEDSFHEALGPGEPSRIRAHLAGSLIGFDFSNSPHLKGTPMDEQSLRARGLESLGEYFRALLRREPMVLFLEDIHWADDSALDLLERLHETLAPEQLLVVCTARPEFFERRPGWTHAPSHVRLELRPLSPDDSHRLVAELLRKVESIPPALEELVVTRAEGNPFYLEELIQMLLEEGVILANKERWHVEPHRLTALKVPPTLSGVLQARLDSLPAHEREVLQRASVVGRVFWDEPLQTMGGALPDGVSLHDTLAALQERELIFEQSSSAFAGAREYTFKHAIVREVAYDTVLKRERRAFHGWIAEWLLARGGERSREHLGLLADHLEASGQGERAATFLRRAAEEALSLFAHAEARAFLQRALALSSEDNVAERYAIVAARERVHAIQGERREQRVDLDNMEAWAERLDDDRRRTEAALRRALYAVEVGEFALGEQAVQRAIRLAQQQGDMASEALARLYWGRLLRHLRGDFASAREHLERSLALAESARLPQLEVESLLNLGAVMHEEGDLTASLQPIQRVIPFCQSIGDRWLECSARRYLAYVRKSLGDFAASKAGFEQTLQFSRVIGYRFWEAMDYTNLSRIHYHLGDPTGALELSEQGLRIAEEIGSLRYQGYAWMSRGLALGALERLSEAREAYQRSRDIRARIRMPHLEHEAMTGLAAVALMGGELHEALELVEQLLPHLEGMHRGVEEPFWIWLTCFRVLRAHQDARALRLLEAAHQRLQAQADKLREEALRRSFLAMPTHRTIQVEWRRQKDIRGAPGRERPLLETS
- a CDS encoding sensor histidine kinase encodes the protein MTESPHGEATRTGPDKMMLLFAAVLPLLSVLDVLILSHINLEALGVRVLWAVELAACAFWMTRLSGWSRRLFILGNSAIGSVFYLVIVACTGGVDSPYVYLVMCLPLLVALVYAEEAGAAIVSGVVCMLGIGALVVLTGHPPARAITWASLVAMTSFFGVTGSSQFRRALEARNEARLERTRREAAEKLARTLAAQALSERLATVGRLAASVMHEINNPLAFVQANLRFLQEELHAQPLAPGARAELEQVLAETRSGVERVQRIVLDLKGFSRRDAEESTTCALADVVADAVRLAAVRLKHIAHVKVEMPPELPPVLATPRRLVQVLLNLLVNAGDAIEESGRVSGEILVRGEVRGERVVLLVEDNGPGFPPEVLSRLFESFFTTKGPEKGTGLGLVISRELLEHCGATLTAENREEGGARLRLEWPAHGQASRDGAVSG
- a CDS encoding lytic polysaccharide monooxygenase translates to MLKSMLAPSLALVSALSAGQSLAHGSIEIPISRVYNCYKEGPETPQSAACKAAIAYGGTQAFYDWNGVRQGNANGQHRALIPDGKLCSAANESHKGLDLARSDWPAKRIAPNAQGRFDFVYHATAPHAARSFQFFITRQGYNPSQPLKWSDLEATPFCTVGSTPLQNNRYTLNCPFPTGKTGRHVIYNIWQRSDSPEAFYACVDVEIGTTLAASEWKEAEPVRAREELRAGSTVTLRVFDAAGRDVERHELRLTEEVSPAASWLVRLARRVNQDSRYVRVGALDAQGDITPVESLQGNSVYVRDAGYRFQLDIDKPAAPLPSRP